Proteins encoded in a region of the Isoalcanivorax pacificus W11-5 genome:
- a CDS encoding DUF3015 domain-containing protein: protein MKRLVLASALLGASMSASAVAPGGPGCGWGNLLFEGQSGLPMHLLATLVNGSISGNATFGMTTGTNGCDTSGSLTYSGKSLLSMNGVLEEVAHDVAMGEGEALTALSVAMGVPAEDRSHFSNVMHQNFAVIFPSEDVTAEQVLASIESVMKSDEKLSKYSV from the coding sequence ATGAAACGACTCGTACTTGCCAGCGCCCTGCTGGGGGCATCCATGTCCGCATCCGCTGTTGCACCGGGCGGTCCGGGCTGTGGTTGGGGTAACCTGCTGTTCGAAGGCCAGAGCGGCCTGCCGATGCACCTGCTGGCAACTCTGGTGAATGGTAGCATCTCCGGGAACGCTACCTTTGGTATGACCACCGGCACCAACGGCTGTGACACCAGCGGCTCCCTGACCTACAGCGGCAAAAGCCTGCTGTCCATGAACGGTGTGCTGGAAGAAGTGGCCCACGACGTGGCCATGGGTGAAGGCGAAGCGCTGACCGCACTGTCCGTGGCGATGGGCGTGCCTGCTGAAGACCGCTCTCACTTCAGCAACGTGATGCACCAGAACTTTGCGGTGATCTTCCCGAGCGAAGACGTGACCGCCGAGCAAGTGCTGGCGAGCATCGAATCGGTCATGAAGTCCGACGAAAAACTGTCCAAGTACTCCGTATAA
- a CDS encoding DUF4105 domain-containing protein: MTPSVQAAPSVAELAEQPRWQALLHVNRGATWRGRGHSYVADDAFFLADNGRQNPVAELSASIAALAPAGSEARCRFPARYHFLADALGWQEDAPLAHCEEYLQWRTEIPMGRAVLVFPAAYLNSPSSMFGHTLLRLDRDDTDSVWMSWAVNFGAMVQPSDNSIFYIYRGLAGGYPGYFSIVPYVTKIQDYAHLENRDMWEYPLTLDTDEMNWLVEHLWELKDTRFEYYFFDENCSFRLLELMEVARPGTGLLDEFRFAEVPVNTVRNMHAAGLVESREYRPSKAVELNHLADQLSPAARRLARRLADDPSLAEGEAYQSHTPSERRLMSQTAYEFLRFRHRTEARSPEVARRSMALLRQINAQPVVVATLPEPPTPPEVGHATKMFAFSGGQRDDTGFGELQYRFTYHDWFDNNAGFLRGAQIEGLNIRLRSTDSEALKLERLDVVNIRSLAPRSAFVKPVSWYVHGGIERVEAGGRYRLTRFVEGGPGLSWRIGDVHPYAYSVFRAENTSAWDNLVEGAAGASTGVVWYTRHAELGLGVQGYYLTNDAYRHRTSLTANVPLGRSDALRLDVERLGWRGDGDTEWRLSWRHYFD, translated from the coding sequence ATGACCCCTTCCGTACAGGCGGCGCCCTCCGTGGCCGAACTGGCCGAACAACCTCGCTGGCAAGCGCTGCTGCATGTGAACCGGGGCGCCACCTGGCGCGGGCGCGGACACAGTTACGTTGCCGACGACGCATTCTTTCTGGCCGACAACGGCCGGCAGAATCCGGTGGCGGAACTCAGCGCCAGCATTGCTGCGCTGGCGCCTGCGGGCAGTGAAGCGCGCTGCCGTTTTCCAGCACGCTATCATTTTCTGGCCGATGCGCTGGGCTGGCAGGAAGATGCGCCGCTGGCGCATTGCGAGGAATACCTGCAGTGGCGCACGGAAATTCCCATGGGGCGTGCGGTGCTGGTGTTTCCGGCCGCCTATCTGAACAGCCCGTCCTCCATGTTTGGTCACACGCTGTTGCGGCTGGACCGCGACGATACCGACAGCGTCTGGATGTCCTGGGCGGTGAACTTCGGCGCCATGGTGCAGCCGAGTGACAATTCCATCTTTTATATCTACCGCGGGCTGGCTGGCGGCTATCCCGGCTACTTTTCCATTGTTCCCTATGTCACGAAAATCCAGGACTACGCACACCTGGAAAATCGTGATATGTGGGAATACCCGCTGACGCTCGACACGGATGAAATGAACTGGCTGGTCGAGCACCTGTGGGAGCTGAAAGACACCCGTTTTGAATACTATTTCTTTGATGAAAACTGCTCGTTCCGGCTGCTGGAACTGATGGAAGTGGCGCGGCCGGGCACCGGCCTGCTGGATGAGTTCCGTTTTGCGGAAGTGCCGGTGAACACCGTGCGCAACATGCACGCTGCCGGGCTGGTGGAAAGCCGCGAGTACCGGCCCTCGAAAGCGGTGGAGCTGAACCACCTCGCGGACCAGTTGTCACCGGCAGCGCGCCGTCTGGCACGCCGCCTGGCTGATGATCCCTCGCTGGCGGAAGGCGAGGCGTATCAGTCCCATACACCCTCTGAGCGCCGGCTGATGTCGCAAACAGCGTATGAGTTCCTGCGCTTTCGTCATCGTACCGAAGCGCGCAGCCCGGAAGTGGCGCGCCGCAGCATGGCGTTGTTGCGGCAGATCAATGCGCAGCCGGTGGTCGTTGCGACCTTGCCCGAGCCGCCGACACCCCCGGAAGTGGGCCACGCGACAAAGATGTTTGCCTTCAGCGGCGGTCAGCGCGATGACACCGGCTTTGGTGAATTGCAGTACCGGTTCACCTATCACGACTGGTTCGACAACAACGCCGGCTTCCTCCGTGGCGCGCAGATCGAAGGGCTGAACATTCGCCTGCGCAGCACCGATTCCGAAGCGCTGAAACTGGAGCGGCTGGATGTGGTGAACATCCGCTCACTGGCACCGCGCAGTGCGTTTGTGAAGCCGGTGTCCTGGTACGTGCATGGCGGCATTGAACGTGTTGAGGCCGGCGGCCGCTACCGGCTGACCCGGTTCGTGGAAGGCGGCCCCGGCCTGAGCTGGCGCATCGGGGATGTTCACCCGTATGCCTACAGTGTGTTCCGTGCCGAGAACACGTCGGCCTGGGATAATCTGGTCGAGGGGGCTGCCGGTGCCAGTACCGGGGTCGTGTGGTATACCCGCCATGCGGAACTGGGCCTGGGTGTGCAGGGTTACTATCTCACCAATGATGCTTACCGCCACCGCACCAGCCTGACGGCGAACGTGCCGCTGGGCCGCAGCGATGCGCTGCGGCTGGATGTCGAGCGGCTGGGCTGGCGTGGCGACGGGGACACGGAGTGGCGATTGTCATGGCGACACTATTTCGACTGA
- a CDS encoding alpha/beta hydrolase — MATLFRLTVRLTVRLTWRALVVLSLSIALVGCSGFFFYPMKPWVQNPARQGLAYEDIVLIHPDGLRLHGWWLPAQTEQVAGTVYFLHGNAQNISTHLMNVAWLPAQGYQVFLIDYRGYGLSEGKAKLPDTLDDIQLGLDWLQASGRVQGPLVVFGQSLGASMTIPVLAREQNAGRFDCAMFEAGFTGFRHITRDVMQRSWLLWPFSFVVAPMVTTRWDPVDHIAALAPAPVLILHSREDSIIPFAEGERLYAAAAEPKEFQGLLGAHIVASQDPSVRQRLVQFMTQRCDAQSASAAD, encoded by the coding sequence ATGGCGACACTATTTCGACTGACAGTTCGACTGACAGTTCGACTGACCTGGCGCGCACTCGTGGTGCTGTCATTGAGTATCGCCCTCGTCGGTTGCAGCGGGTTCTTTTTCTATCCGATGAAGCCATGGGTACAGAACCCGGCGCGGCAGGGCCTGGCCTACGAAGACATCGTGCTGATCCACCCGGACGGGCTGCGGTTGCATGGCTGGTGGTTGCCCGCGCAGACGGAACAGGTGGCGGGGACGGTCTATTTCCTGCACGGCAACGCGCAGAATATTTCCACGCACCTGATGAATGTGGCCTGGCTGCCGGCGCAGGGATATCAGGTGTTCCTGATCGACTATCGCGGCTACGGGCTCTCGGAAGGCAAGGCGAAGCTGCCGGACACCCTGGATGACATCCAGCTCGGGCTCGACTGGTTACAGGCATCAGGGCGTGTGCAGGGGCCGCTGGTCGTCTTCGGGCAAAGCCTGGGCGCCAGCATGACGATTCCGGTGCTGGCGCGGGAGCAGAATGCGGGGCGTTTTGACTGTGCGATGTTTGAAGCCGGGTTTACCGGGTTCCGGCATATCACCCGCGACGTGATGCAGCGCAGCTGGTTGCTGTGGCCGTTCAGTTTCGTGGTGGCGCCGATGGTCACCACCCGCTGGGACCCGGTGGATCATATTGCGGCGCTTGCTCCGGCACCGGTGCTGATCCTGCACAGCCGCGAAGACAGCATCATTCCGTTTGCCGAGGGCGAGCGGCTGTATGCGGCGGCGGCGGAACCGAAAGAATTCCAGGGGTTGCTGGGCGCCCATATCGTCGCCTCGCAGGACCCGTCAGTGCGTCAGCGGCTGGTGCAGTTCATGACACAGCGTTGTGACGCTCAGTCCGCGTCAGCGGCGGACTGA
- the tatC gene encoding twin-arginine translocase subunit TatC, whose protein sequence is MTREDQPQTLISHLLELRSRLLKAIVVIVVIFLGLFYFSREIYAFVAQPLMQVLPEGASMIATDVTAPFMVPFKLTLYLSILISIPFILHQAWAFIAPGLYQHEKRLAMPLLVSSVLLFYLGAAFAYFVVFPLIFGFFTKIAPEGVAIATDIGRYLDFVMTLFIAFGAAFELPIAIVLLVAAGVTTVDNLREKRPYIVVGCFVVGMLLTPPDILSQTLLAVPMWMLFEIGLVAARWVKPRQPADQSAADAD, encoded by the coding sequence ATGACGCGCGAGGATCAGCCGCAAACCCTGATCAGCCACCTGCTGGAACTGCGCTCGCGGCTGCTGAAAGCCATCGTCGTGATCGTGGTGATCTTTCTCGGCCTGTTTTATTTTTCCCGCGAGATCTACGCCTTTGTCGCGCAGCCGCTGATGCAGGTGCTGCCGGAAGGTGCGTCGATGATCGCCACCGACGTCACCGCGCCGTTCATGGTGCCGTTCAAGCTGACCTTGTACCTGAGCATCCTGATCTCGATCCCGTTCATCCTGCACCAGGCGTGGGCCTTTATTGCGCCGGGCCTGTACCAGCATGAAAAGCGCCTGGCGATGCCGCTGCTGGTCAGCAGCGTGCTGCTGTTCTACCTCGGCGCGGCCTTTGCCTATTTCGTGGTGTTCCCGCTGATCTTCGGCTTCTTCACCAAGATCGCGCCGGAAGGCGTGGCCATCGCCACCGATATCGGGCGCTATCTGGATTTTGTGATGACATTGTTCATCGCCTTTGGCGCGGCATTCGAGCTGCCCATTGCTATCGTGTTACTGGTGGCCGCCGGCGTCACCACGGTGGACAACCTCAGGGAAAAGCGCCCCTACATCGTCGTCGGCTGTTTTGTCGTGGGCATGCTGCTGACGCCGCCGGATATTCTCTCGCAGACGCTGCTGGCGGTGCCCATGTGGATGCTGTTCGAGATCGGGCTGGTCGCCGCCCGCTGGGTGAAGCCGCGCCAACCTGCGGATCAGTCCGCCGCTGACGCGGACTGA
- the tatB gene encoding Sec-independent protein translocase protein TatB, which yields MFDISFAELTLVFIIALVVLGPERLPKAARTVGHWMGRARAAFTHLKNELDREVVNKEMQDLFRQKADALRQETDKLNQSLNESLTDARKTETGSAPQPPAEPADAPTLPATDDRRPQDKP from the coding sequence ATGTTCGATATCAGCTTTGCCGAGCTGACCCTGGTGTTCATCATCGCCCTGGTGGTGCTGGGCCCGGAAAGGCTACCGAAGGCGGCGCGTACCGTCGGCCACTGGATGGGCCGCGCCCGTGCCGCGTTCACGCACCTGAAAAACGAGCTCGACCGGGAAGTGGTGAACAAGGAAATGCAGGACCTGTTCCGGCAGAAAGCCGACGCCCTGCGCCAGGAAACCGACAAGCTGAATCAGTCGCTCAATGAAAGCCTGACCGACGCGCGCAAGACCGAAACCGGCAGTGCACCACAGCCGCCCGCCGAACCGGCCGACGCCCCGACCCTCCCCGCCACCGACGACCGCCGCCCGCAGGACAAGCCATGA
- the tatA gene encoding Sec-independent protein translocase subunit TatA yields the protein MLSGISLWQLLIILAIVVLLFGTKKLRNIGSDLGGAVKGFKSAVKEGEDEQKKQLDGTTARREESGTTLDEHGNPVQDKDKV from the coding sequence ATGTTATCCGGCATCAGTCTCTGGCAACTGCTGATCATTCTCGCCATCGTCGTGCTGCTGTTCGGCACCAAGAAACTGCGCAATATCGGCAGTGACCTCGGCGGCGCGGTGAAAGGCTTCAAGAGCGCGGTGAAAGAAGGTGAGGACGAGCAGAAGAAACAGCTCGACGGCACCACCGCCCGGCGCGAAGAAAGCGGCACCACCCTGGACGAGCATGGCAATCCGGTGCAGGACAAAGACAAGGTCTGA
- a CDS encoding phosphoribosyl-ATP diphosphatase has product MSEILTRLHDVLEARKGMAPESSYVASLYHKGLNKILEKVGEEAVETILAARDVDAGGDPQSLISETADLWFHTLVMLAKLNTGPEPVLAELERRFGLSGLDEKASRPQSNT; this is encoded by the coding sequence ATGAGCGAGATATTGACCCGGTTGCATGACGTGCTGGAAGCCCGCAAGGGCATGGCGCCGGAGTCGTCCTATGTCGCCAGCCTCTACCACAAGGGCCTGAACAAGATTCTGGAAAAAGTCGGCGAGGAAGCCGTCGAAACCATCCTCGCCGCCCGGGATGTCGACGCCGGCGGTGACCCGCAGTCGCTGATTTCCGAAACCGCCGACCTCTGGTTTCATACGTTGGTCATGCTGGCCAAGCTCAATACCGGGCCGGAGCCGGTGCTGGCGGAACTGGAACGTCGTTTCGGCCTGTCCGGCCTGGACGAAAAAGCCTCACGGCCACAGAGCAATACCTGA